Proteins encoded in a region of the Marinococcus sp. PL1-022 genome:
- a CDS encoding nitrous oxide reductase family maturation protein NosD, with product MRTWTVTMTNRTTRKNGRRLSSLLLFTLLTMSYPGQAQAETSIQEQIDQAEPGDTVTVSEDVAEESVTIDKPLTLQGDGVTMRNDAGETLLAVESEDVTIEGIRFVQEDTQIEESIVPGQEYEAVESEPVVSITDSEGFTFTNNEVKMIGSGLYAEASDAFTVTNNEFNGTYSSYVNQGLAAVELYETNQVTITGNDVENALDGFYLDSLQEAVIHENAVTDSRYAVHLMYSSQVEGHSNRFQDNVNGLMIMDSEEAEFFENTLTDQFDVRGYGLLVYRSENIHLHDNEISRNSTGVKLEETENVSIHDNVIAGNQVGLSWERQQADVNFYHNDMVSNVLSTQGAFVEKLSLSHQAKGNYWSDYALIDKNGDGVGEAPYVAGSIYDAMLTDHPEWQLFMHSPSMTLWSQVSEWLPSQTGQEVTDEQPRVDSDFERANEPLTSGTFAGVGGVLLLLSGAGMYYFQRRNSK from the coding sequence ATGAGGACATGGACAGTCACGATGACGAACAGGACAACTCGTAAGAACGGCAGGCGGCTTTCGAGTCTCCTGTTATTTACATTGCTGACTATGAGTTACCCCGGTCAAGCCCAGGCCGAAACCTCGATACAGGAACAGATCGATCAAGCGGAACCGGGAGACACGGTCACTGTGAGCGAAGATGTCGCAGAAGAATCGGTAACGATCGATAAACCGCTAACGCTGCAAGGCGACGGCGTGACGATGAGGAATGATGCGGGAGAAACTCTTCTCGCTGTCGAATCGGAGGATGTCACCATCGAAGGGATCCGCTTCGTGCAGGAAGATACCCAAATTGAGGAAAGCATTGTGCCGGGGCAGGAATACGAGGCCGTTGAGTCCGAACCGGTCGTTTCTATTACGGATAGTGAGGGATTTACGTTTACCAATAACGAAGTAAAGATGATCGGATCTGGGCTGTATGCGGAAGCCAGCGATGCGTTTACCGTCACGAATAATGAATTTAACGGAACCTATTCTTCCTACGTGAACCAGGGGCTGGCAGCCGTCGAATTGTACGAAACCAATCAGGTGACCATTACGGGAAATGATGTCGAAAATGCGCTCGACGGTTTTTACCTGGATTCGCTTCAGGAAGCCGTCATTCATGAAAACGCGGTGACCGATTCCAGGTATGCCGTTCACTTGATGTACAGCTCCCAGGTGGAAGGTCACTCCAACCGTTTTCAGGACAATGTCAACGGGCTGATGATCATGGATTCGGAGGAAGCGGAATTTTTTGAAAACACCTTAACGGATCAGTTTGATGTCCGCGGCTATGGGCTGCTGGTGTACCGGTCGGAAAATATTCACCTGCATGACAATGAGATTTCACGTAACAGTACCGGGGTAAAACTCGAGGAAACCGAAAACGTTTCGATTCACGATAATGTGATTGCCGGGAATCAGGTGGGACTGAGCTGGGAACGGCAGCAGGCAGACGTCAACTTTTATCATAATGACATGGTCAGCAATGTTCTATCTACGCAAGGGGCATTCGTCGAGAAACTATCCCTGTCCCATCAAGCAAAAGGAAACTACTGGAGTGACTATGCTTTGATCGATAAGAATGGGGATGGTGTAGGAGAGGCACCATATGTCGCAGGATCCATCTACGACGCCATGCTGACGGATCATCCGGAATGGCAATTGTTTATGCACAGCCCGTCCATGACGCTGTGGAGTCAGGTGTCCGAGTGGCTTCCCTCACAGACCGGCCAAGAAGTCACGGACGAACAACCCCGTGTCGATTCCGATTTTGAACGAGCCAATGAGCCGTTAACGTCCGGAACATTTGCCGGCGTTGGCGGCGTACTGCTTCTGCTTTCCGGGGCTGGGATGTACTATTTCCAAAGGAGGAACAGCAAATGA
- a CDS encoding ABC transporter ATP-binding protein translates to MEASSSILRLENISLKHRFQPLTFSITKGSIYALCGGNGAGKTSLFSVLTGMNRPSSGTMYMSNGEIQNHSNTYRQSFSYMPDQLVFPRHLTGIETLRFFSDLMGEQQYKVTEILPYVGLEEAKDQKVKTYSKGMQQRLNLAQCLMADVPLYMLDEPTNGLDPYWAYQMKDIILDQKKKGKTIIFSTHSLSLVDDIADDLLFLQQGKVLINEPISHLQQQFGDQNDLSSYVYHLVASQEHT, encoded by the coding sequence ATGGAAGCTAGCTCATCGATCTTGCGACTGGAAAACATTTCTTTAAAGCACCGATTTCAGCCGCTGACGTTTTCCATTACTAAAGGAAGCATTTATGCCCTTTGTGGTGGGAATGGCGCGGGAAAAACGTCATTATTCAGCGTGCTCACAGGGATGAACCGACCGTCGAGCGGAACAATGTATATGAGCAATGGGGAAATTCAAAACCATTCAAACACGTATCGGCAGTCTTTTTCCTACATGCCCGATCAACTGGTTTTTCCCCGACATTTAACTGGGATTGAAACCCTTCGTTTTTTTTCGGACTTGATGGGGGAACAGCAATACAAGGTCACCGAAATTTTGCCATATGTAGGGTTGGAAGAAGCAAAGGATCAAAAAGTGAAAACCTATTCGAAAGGCATGCAGCAGCGGTTGAATCTGGCTCAGTGTTTGATGGCAGATGTTCCCTTGTATATGCTCGACGAACCGACGAACGGGCTGGACCCTTACTGGGCTTATCAAATGAAGGATATTATTTTGGATCAGAAAAAGAAAGGAAAAACGATTATTTTTTCGACACACTCATTATCTCTGGTCGATGATATTGCCGATGACCTGTTGTTTTTACAGCAGGGAAAGGTGCTGATCAACGAGCCCATTTCCCACCTGCAGCAACAATTTGGAGATCAGAACGATCTGAGTTCCTATGTGTACCATTTGGTTGCTTCCCAGGAACATACATGA
- a CDS encoding ABC transporter permease, with amino-acid sequence MFAAFYRNDMKQFTRNQWLVWFGLLFVLVSTSFILFGGANTETYDGFNTTTASLLNVNLFLLPLILFVMGAVSVAAEKEEGLFALVVSYPISYMQLVTAKILSLVTAMLLILCFSYGVASMAGFFTGTSLASNTLILFLFLSVLLIVLLAPLAIFMGVCTSTKFQAMALALGVWAFLVLLYEFLFMGLITMVPPLSLTVFLTLAVAANPVELVRVATIIIMDGGVSLGPSLYDFTAYLSGGFGALILAVFAVLWLIVPTAVSYGLIRGGKTHGS; translated from the coding sequence ATGTTTGCAGCCTTTTACAGAAACGATATGAAGCAATTCACCCGCAATCAGTGGCTTGTATGGTTTGGCCTGTTATTTGTGTTGGTCTCGACCAGCTTCATTCTCTTTGGAGGCGCCAACACGGAAACTTATGACGGCTTCAATACCACAACGGCGAGCCTGCTGAACGTGAATCTATTCCTGCTGCCACTTATCCTCTTTGTCATGGGAGCCGTCAGTGTAGCAGCAGAAAAAGAGGAAGGGTTGTTTGCATTGGTAGTAAGCTATCCGATCTCTTATATGCAGCTGGTAACGGCAAAAATATTGTCGCTTGTTACAGCCATGCTGCTTATCTTATGTTTTAGCTACGGCGTAGCTTCCATGGCGGGCTTTTTTACAGGAACATCACTTGCCTCGAATACATTGATATTATTTCTCTTTTTATCCGTGCTGCTTATAGTACTGTTGGCTCCGTTAGCCATTTTCATGGGTGTTTGTACGTCCACGAAGTTTCAAGCGATGGCTCTGGCCCTGGGCGTATGGGCTTTTTTGGTGCTGTTGTATGAATTTTTGTTTATGGGCCTGATTACGATGGTACCACCATTGTCGCTGACGGTCTTTTTAACCCTGGCCGTGGCAGCTAACCCAGTGGAATTGGTACGCGTAGCGACCATTATCATTATGGATGGCGGGGTGTCCCTCGGACCTTCCTTATATGATTTTACGGCCTATTTATCCGGGGGATTCGGTGCTTTGATTCTGGCCGTCTTTGCAGTGCTCTGGCTAATAGTGCCAACGGCCGTTAGTTACGGTCTGATTCGAGGAGGGAAAACGCATGGAAGCTAG
- a CDS encoding nitrous oxide reductase accessory protein NosL: MNKKSMIMLSSMLVTTGIMTSCGGETGQEENSEGQNQMQEESQEENGENASGDDTANIDNMTAEEPGKNETCYYCEMGIPHPEDEQSVFTAQAITNDGERVFFDDSGCVENAEQEQDEEFAKVWVKDYSSDEWTEREGTTVVADNSLETPMSYQYAFFEEEADADAYVEEHEAEAASWEDVQADAHERAQGGSMDHEEMNHEDMDSHDDEQDNS; the protein is encoded by the coding sequence ATGAACAAGAAAAGCATGATAATGCTGTCATCAATGCTGGTAACAACAGGAATCATGACGTCGTGTGGTGGAGAAACAGGCCAGGAGGAAAACAGTGAAGGTCAAAACCAGATGCAGGAAGAATCGCAGGAGGAGAATGGAGAAAACGCCAGCGGGGACGACACAGCCAATATCGACAACATGACGGCCGAAGAGCCGGGGAAAAATGAAACCTGCTACTACTGTGAAATGGGGATTCCACATCCAGAAGACGAGCAGTCTGTGTTTACCGCCCAGGCCATCACGAATGACGGCGAGCGCGTCTTTTTTGATGATTCCGGGTGCGTAGAAAATGCGGAACAGGAACAGGATGAGGAGTTCGCGAAAGTATGGGTAAAAGATTACAGTTCGGATGAATGGACCGAGCGGGAAGGAACCACGGTAGTGGCCGATAATTCTCTCGAGACACCAATGAGTTATCAGTATGCGTTCTTTGAAGAAGAAGCGGATGCCGATGCGTATGTGGAAGAGCATGAGGCTGAAGCTGCTTCCTGGGAAGATGTACAGGCCGATGCTCATGAGCGCGCACAGGGTGGGAGCATGGATCATGAAGAAATGAATCATGAGGACATGGACAGTCACGATGACGAACAGGACAACTCGTAA
- a CDS encoding PepSY domain-containing protein yields the protein MKPQTNHKNKTNRQHYNVFWRWHFYAGIILAPILLMLAITGATYLFRGNIEQWLYQDYTEVAAEGGQREASAITGAAMEAYPDGTVARYQPPSEEGETAEVGITNASGEGMTVFVNPYNLESTGTLLDQNRIMDRVEELHGELMAGTVGDRIVETAACWTIFMLVSGLYLWWPSRHQMASRKSFLPSTSTNAREKRKRWHSVPAFWISGGLAFFLLTGMLWTGFWGNGIQQLTTSQGIGYPPSIWVGDAPVSDQVTEETGDVSWAAEQMPVPESYAANNYEQISIDRVVNEAEQTGVASGYDVFYPSSDEGVYTVSAFPDQAQGEVTMHMNQYTGSVLADYRWEQYPPLAKVMAMGITIHKGLQFGIWNQLAGLLICLGLIGMIVSGIRLWWTRRPEGKLGAPKSMSSWRFRGFVGLVIGFGVFFPLFGLSVLLIYAVDRLIIRNNRRLRSLFHAS from the coding sequence ATGAAACCACAGACAAACCACAAAAATAAAACAAACCGGCAGCATTATAATGTATTCTGGCGGTGGCATTTTTATGCCGGGATCATCCTGGCTCCGATTTTATTGATGCTGGCTATTACGGGAGCGACGTATCTGTTTCGCGGCAATATTGAACAATGGCTGTATCAGGACTATACAGAGGTAGCTGCGGAGGGGGGGCAACGGGAAGCCTCTGCCATTACCGGCGCGGCCATGGAAGCGTATCCCGATGGTACAGTGGCCCGCTACCAGCCGCCGTCCGAAGAGGGTGAAACGGCAGAGGTGGGAATAACCAACGCCTCCGGAGAGGGAATGACGGTATTTGTGAATCCCTATAACCTGGAGAGCACCGGAACGCTGCTGGACCAGAACCGGATCATGGACCGGGTGGAAGAATTACACGGAGAGCTGATGGCCGGCACGGTGGGGGACCGTATCGTGGAGACCGCTGCCTGCTGGACTATCTTTATGCTGGTCAGCGGGCTGTATCTCTGGTGGCCGTCCCGGCACCAGATGGCTTCCCGGAAAAGCTTTCTGCCATCGACGTCGACCAACGCTCGGGAGAAGCGCAAGCGCTGGCATTCGGTGCCGGCTTTTTGGATTTCGGGCGGTCTCGCTTTCTTTTTATTGACGGGCATGCTTTGGACCGGTTTTTGGGGAAACGGCATCCAGCAGTTGACCACTAGCCAGGGCATCGGTTACCCGCCGTCGATCTGGGTCGGGGACGCTCCGGTGTCCGACCAGGTTACCGAAGAAACGGGGGACGTCTCGTGGGCTGCCGAGCAGATGCCGGTGCCGGAATCTTATGCTGCCAACAATTATGAACAAATATCCATCGACCGGGTCGTGAACGAGGCGGAACAAACCGGTGTGGCTTCCGGCTACGATGTGTTTTATCCGTCTTCCGACGAAGGCGTTTATACGGTGTCGGCCTTTCCGGACCAGGCCCAGGGGGAAGTGACGATGCATATGAATCAGTATACCGGCAGTGTCCTGGCCGACTACCGGTGGGAGCAGTACCCGCCGCTCGCCAAGGTCATGGCGATGGGAATTACGATTCATAAAGGCCTGCAGTTTGGTATCTGGAACCAGCTGGCCGGGCTCCTCATCTGCCTGGGACTGATCGGCATGATCGTCAGCGGGATCCGGCTGTGGTGGACCCGCCGGCCGGAAGGAAAGCTTGGAGCACCTAAAAGCATGAGCAGCTGGCGGTTTCGGGGGTTTGTCGGCCTTGTGATTGGTTTTGGCGTCTTTTTCCCGTTATTCGGATTGTCGGTGTTGCTGATATACGCGGTGGACCGGCTGATTATTCGAAACAACCGGCGATTACGGTCGTTATTCCATGCGTCATAG
- a CDS encoding DUF421 domain-containing protein → MFMSIMISIGIGLIGIIVITRLLGKKQLAQVTPLDFVYVLVLGGIVEQGLYNTDVHWFHMVFTFVLWGLVIYALETLTQKFDGFRWFIKGANTVLMQDGQVYHHNLKKNKLELEQLRMLLRTQGIFSFRDVEYAILETSGTVSVLEKADAGPSSTNDNPETPARNEPSFLLVENGAMHLSNLQASGWDAPRLKEALHHLGYQLNDLYFAEWTSKDGFFVQTRQET, encoded by the coding sequence ATGTTTATGTCTATTATGATCTCCATTGGCATTGGGCTGATCGGAATCATTGTGATTACCCGTCTGCTGGGCAAAAAGCAGCTGGCTCAAGTGACCCCGTTGGATTTTGTCTACGTTTTAGTACTTGGGGGCATCGTCGAACAGGGGTTATACAACACTGATGTCCACTGGTTTCATATGGTATTTACCTTTGTCCTTTGGGGCCTCGTCATTTATGCGCTAGAAACATTAACGCAAAAGTTTGACGGATTCCGCTGGTTTATCAAAGGAGCAAACACGGTGCTGATGCAGGATGGGCAGGTCTATCACCACAATCTCAAGAAAAATAAGCTGGAACTGGAACAGCTTCGCATGCTGCTGCGCACCCAGGGGATTTTTTCTTTTCGTGATGTCGAATATGCGATTCTGGAAACCAGCGGCACAGTCAGTGTTTTGGAAAAGGCCGATGCAGGCCCTTCCTCCACGAACGATAATCCGGAAACACCAGCACGAAATGAACCTTCTTTTTTGCTCGTGGAAAATGGAGCCATGCATCTATCCAATCTTCAGGCCTCGGGCTGGGATGCCCCGCGCCTAAAAGAAGCATTGCATCACCTCGGCTACCAGCTGAATGACCTTTATTTTGCAGAATGGACCAGCAAAGACGGCTTTTTTGTACAAACAAGACAAGAAACGTAA
- a CDS encoding metal ABC transporter solute-binding protein, Zn/Mn family yields the protein MKKQTALGAFILAGAVLLQACSTSDDNQQSASGDNNEDQQAQNEKLDVYTTLFAWEDFATQIGGDYVNAENVVPPGSNAHSFDPTPQTLTDIAEGDVFIMTGSGMEGFAEEAKRTVDGQDVSVLEVTNNMELREASGEHSHGHDEEGHSHEEESHSHEEESHSHEEEGHSHSHGGVDPHVWLDPVRAQEAAESIKNELVEQMPEQEETFEKNYEELVSDLESIDQDFQNLADNSDHQQFIVSHAGYGYWEERYGFEQIPVSGINSQNEPSVQEINNIIATAEENDINTVLLEQNIPSQTAETVKDEIGADVAYLHNLSTLTEEDIDNNATYVSLMEENIESLQQALNE from the coding sequence ATGAAAAAACAAACTGCTTTAGGTGCTTTTATACTTGCCGGCGCTGTCCTGCTCCAGGCCTGCAGTACCAGTGACGATAATCAGCAGAGCGCCTCCGGGGATAATAACGAAGACCAACAGGCGCAAAACGAAAAGCTGGACGTCTACACGACCCTGTTTGCCTGGGAGGATTTTGCCACACAGATCGGCGGTGATTACGTGAATGCAGAAAACGTCGTCCCTCCCGGCTCCAATGCCCACTCCTTTGACCCAACCCCTCAGACGCTGACCGATATTGCCGAGGGCGACGTATTTATTATGACCGGCAGTGGTATGGAAGGCTTCGCGGAAGAAGCAAAAAGAACAGTGGACGGTCAGGACGTTTCCGTACTCGAAGTGACAAATAACATGGAATTGCGTGAAGCCTCTGGCGAGCATTCGCACGGCCATGATGAAGAAGGCCACAGCCACGAGGAAGAGAGCCACAGCCACGAGGAAGAGAGCCACAGCCACGAGGAAGAGGGTCACTCACACAGCCACGGCGGCGTGGACCCGCACGTATGGCTTGATCCAGTCCGTGCCCAGGAGGCGGCTGAAAGCATAAAGAACGAATTAGTGGAACAAATGCCGGAACAGGAAGAAACATTTGAAAAAAACTACGAAGAGCTAGTATCTGACCTTGAAAGTATTGATCAGGACTTTCAGAACTTAGCAGACAATAGTGATCACCAACAGTTTATCGTTTCCCATGCGGGTTATGGCTACTGGGAAGAGCGGTATGGTTTCGAACAAATCCCTGTCAGTGGTATCAATTCACAGAACGAACCTTCTGTCCAGGAAATTAACAATATTATCGCTACAGCGGAAGAAAACGATATCAATACCGTGCTGTTAGAGCAAAATATTCCTTCGCAAACAGCGGAAACAGTGAAAGATGAAATTGGCGCTGATGTTGCTTACCTGCATAATCTTTCTACCTTAACTGAAGAAGACATTGATAACAATGCCACGTATGTATCTTTAATGGAAGAAAATATTGAAAGTCTGCAGCAAGCACTGAATGAATAA
- a CDS encoding Fur family transcriptional regulator: MDYSEALKYIQESGYKLTNKRKEMIRIFFNHDYIFSAKIIFDFMKVHYPAISIDTIYRNLNLFKQLSLIHHTEFQKQTYYYRNRMENSFYGHIICMKCRSIKSVVMNSSRTLVPYLCFSVSSYKFEIYGRCTKC; encoded by the coding sequence GTGGACTACTCTGAAGCATTAAAATATATCCAAGAATCCGGATACAAACTAACGAATAAGCGAAAAGAAATGATTAGAATATTCTTTAATCATGATTATATTTTCTCAGCTAAAATCATATTTGATTTCATGAAAGTTCACTATCCAGCCATTAGCATTGACACTATCTACAGGAATTTGAATTTATTTAAACAACTCTCTTTAATACACCACACAGAGTTTCAAAAACAAACCTATTATTATCGTAATAGAATGGAAAATTCTTTTTACGGCCATATTATTTGCATGAAATGTCGATCGATCAAAAGTGTGGTGATGAATTCTTCAAGAACATTAGTCCCCTATCTATGTTTTTCTGTATCATCATATAAATTTGAGATCTACGGCCGATGCACTAAATGTTAA
- a CDS encoding nitrous oxide reductase accessory protein NosL, whose amino-acid sequence MKKAPMVLTVMASLALSACQQASHDPHGIDHDVDTCEICNMAINNTQAATQIVMEDGSAVKFDDIGCMMQYKKEQAGESESFHTEYINSYGEESWTEAEESVYVYDEDISTPMGNGVISFGSESEAEAYMESEDQGELLSYQDLSDHDWNSF is encoded by the coding sequence ATGAAAAAAGCACCGATGGTTTTAACGGTCATGGCAAGTCTTGCGTTGAGTGCCTGTCAGCAGGCCTCGCATGATCCCCACGGCATCGACCATGACGTGGATACATGCGAAATCTGTAACATGGCCATTAACAACACCCAGGCGGCGACTCAAATCGTCATGGAAGATGGCAGTGCCGTGAAATTTGATGATATTGGCTGCATGATGCAGTACAAAAAAGAGCAGGCAGGGGAGTCGGAAAGCTTCCATACCGAATATATTAACAGCTACGGGGAAGAAAGCTGGACCGAGGCCGAAGAAAGCGTCTACGTTTACGATGAAGATATCTCGACCCCGATGGGGAACGGTGTGATCAGCTTTGGCTCTGAGTCAGAAGCCGAAGCTTATATGGAATCGGAGGACCAGGGTGAATTACTGAGTTATCAAGATCTATCTGACCACGACTGGAACAGCTTTTAA
- a CDS encoding EAL domain-containing protein, translated as MARSLLQVAGQIGARALAEGVEGKADMSYLQEMGYTLFQGYFLSRPQANPVTMLPVSVYA; from the coding sequence ATGGCCAGATCTCTCCTGCAGGTGGCGGGCCAGATTGGCGCCCGGGCACTGGCCGAAGGGGTGGAAGGAAAAGCGGACATGAGCTATTTACAGGAAATGGGGTATACGCTGTTTCAGGGGTATTTTCTCTCCAGACCGCAGGCCAACCCGGTCACCATGCTCCCAGTCAGTGTGTATGCCTAA
- a CDS encoding aminopeptidase, with translation MIVEDGILLTQKQPFTRIPLFSRGRQGFASGGVTGTKEAPFFPNIPTGEIFSVTHKEEVNGRLVAKKPLVYEGTVINDISLTFQDGRITSYAAANGQKALERLIETDEGSHYLGGIALVSSHSLLAQTNTLFYNTLFDENTDCHIGICNASPFNLQYGSSLSKQALEAAGLNTSLLTVNVTFGTEDMKVMGVKKDWEETVSMKVDTVSSLLKGVAIMLHIDI, from the coding sequence ATGATAGTAGAAGACGGGATTCTCTTAACACAAAAGCAACCCTTCACCCGGATTCCCTTATTCTCTCGCGGCAGGCAGGGGTTCGCGTCTGGAGGGGTGACTGGTACCAAGGAAGCCCCATTTTTTCCGAACATTCCTACGGGGGAAATATTTTCAGTTACCCATAAAGAAGAAGTAAATGGCAGGCTCGTAGCCAAAAAACCGCTCGTCTATGAGGGAACGGTTATTAACGATATTTCCCTTACATTTCAAGATGGACGAATAACGTCCTATGCTGCAGCCAATGGACAAAAAGCATTAGAGCGTCTGATCGAAACAGACGAAGGTTCTCATTATTTAGGGGGAATTGCCCTAGTCTCTAGCCATTCACTTCTTGCTCAGACAAATACGCTTTTTTACAATACTCTGTTTGATGAAAATACAGACTGCCATATTGGCATCTGTAACGCTTCGCCTTTCAATCTTCAATATGGCAGCAGTTTATCGAAACAAGCGTTGGAGGCAGCCGGACTGAATACATCCCTTCTGACGGTAAATGTCACTTTCGGCACGGAAGATATGAAGGTGATGGGGGTCAAAAAAGACTGGGAAGAAACTGTATCTATGAAAGTAGATACAGTTTCTTCTTTGTTAAAAGGTGTGGCAATAATGTTACATATTGATATATAA
- a CDS encoding DeoR family transcriptional regulator encodes MHSDKRQEQIVAWAKQYGTVRIAFLKEQLGVSEMTIYRDIQKIMQEETMERVPGGVKYLEPSASPKQCRVCFQSSFSVQAAQLMHPDGTMEHFCCPHCLLMFTAHHGHDDQQLIGRDFLQGTTMNARLGTFLIGADECLHCCAPQVLVFRQHEQAVKFQAGFGGQIHGFSGAVTAVTSAMSCCSSESRHP; translated from the coding sequence ATGCATAGCGATAAACGCCAGGAACAAATCGTAGCCTGGGCGAAGCAGTACGGCACCGTCCGCATCGCTTTTTTAAAAGAGCAATTGGGCGTCTCCGAGATGACCATTTACCGCGATATACAGAAAATCATGCAGGAAGAAACGATGGAACGAGTACCCGGAGGCGTGAAGTATCTGGAGCCTTCCGCGAGCCCCAAGCAATGCCGGGTCTGTTTTCAATCGTCCTTTTCCGTGCAGGCCGCGCAGCTTATGCATCCGGATGGCACGATGGAGCACTTCTGCTGTCCGCACTGCCTGCTGATGTTCACGGCGCATCACGGACATGACGACCAACAGCTGATCGGACGTGATTTTCTGCAGGGAACGACGATGAATGCGCGGCTGGGAACCTTTTTGATCGGGGCGGACGAATGCCTGCACTGCTGCGCGCCGCAGGTGCTTGTATTCCGACAGCACGAGCAGGCCGTCAAATTTCAAGCGGGCTTTGGCGGGCAGATCCATGGCTTTTCCGGGGCGGTAACAGCCGTAACTTCAGCCATGTCCTGCTGCTCATCAGAATCCAGGCATCCTTAG
- a CDS encoding EAL domain-containing protein: MHAEKEASWVDDVIDQRKILPHYQPIVEAPKGEVPAIVGHEMLSRGRQDDGSLIAPFHLLEAARKRDRLFALDRAYRITCVEHAGRIKDQLIYINFIPTAIYVPEHCLATTIHYIKKQNIRPENVVFEVVESDEVKNIEHLKSILNYYKQHGFQYALDDVGTGVNGLEKLAYLEPNIVKLAREYVDGGQRTRLSSTWPDLSCRWRARLAPGHWPKGWKEKRT, from the coding sequence ATGCATGCGGAAAAAGAAGCCAGCTGGGTCGACGATGTCATCGATCAGCGGAAAATTCTTCCGCACTACCAGCCTATTGTCGAGGCGCCAAAGGGAGAGGTGCCGGCCATTGTGGGCCATGAGATGCTGTCCCGGGGCCGTCAGGATGATGGAAGCCTGATTGCACCTTTTCATCTGCTGGAGGCGGCCCGCAAACGCGACCGGTTGTTCGCCCTGGACCGGGCCTACCGTATCACCTGCGTGGAACACGCGGGCCGGATTAAGGACCAGCTTATCTATATCAACTTTATTCCTACGGCTATTTATGTGCCGGAACATTGCCTGGCGACCACCATTCACTACATCAAAAAGCAAAATATTCGCCCGGAAAATGTCGTGTTTGAAGTGGTGGAAAGCGATGAGGTGAAGAACATCGAGCACCTGAAATCAATCCTGAATTACTACAAGCAGCACGGCTTCCAGTACGCCCTGGATGATGTCGGGACCGGGGTGAACGGCCTGGAAAAACTGGCCTACCTGGAACCAAACATCGTCAAACTGGCCAGAGAATACGTAGACGGGGGGCAGAGGACCCGGTTAAGCAGCACATGGCCAGATCTCTCCTGCAGGTGGCGGGCCAGATTGGCGCCCGGGCACTGGCCGAAGGGGTGGAAGGAAAAGCGGACATGA